From Butyricimonas paravirosa, one genomic window encodes:
- a CDS encoding DEAD/DEAH box helicase codes for MTFRELEIAEPILKAICEKGYEKPTPIQEKGIPVALGGGDMLGIAQTGTGKTATFAIPILQHLLADRSEENRSETRGNKGRLVKRRVIKALILTPTRELAIQIGENITDYGKYTGIRHAIIFGGVKQGPQTDLLQAGVDILVATPGRLLDLIRQGYVNLSSITHFVLDEADRMLDMGFIADIRRLLPMLPTKRQTLFFSATMPKDIVNLSRSILSNPTRVEVTPVSSAVDTVEQCVYFVEKPEKKKLLVSLLKQEKKSVLVFSRTKHGADNISRLLKKSGIKSEAIHGDKSQGQRQRALSNFKAGAIRVMVATDIAARGIDIQELEIVINYDLPDVAETYVHRIGRTGRAGHLGTAVTFCSEEEQSKIREIQVLTGKKINRLSFQA; via the coding sequence ATGACATTTAGAGAATTAGAGATTGCAGAGCCTATTTTAAAGGCTATCTGTGAAAAAGGATATGAAAAGCCCACCCCGATACAAGAGAAGGGTATACCTGTGGCTCTTGGTGGTGGCGATATGCTGGGAATTGCCCAGACCGGAACCGGTAAGACAGCGACATTCGCTATACCGATCCTGCAACATTTACTGGCCGATCGTTCGGAGGAAAATCGTTCAGAAACACGAGGGAATAAAGGACGTCTCGTGAAAAGACGGGTTATTAAGGCTTTAATCCTGACACCGACCCGGGAATTGGCTATCCAGATCGGAGAGAATATCACGGATTACGGGAAGTACACGGGGATTAGGCACGCGATTATATTCGGCGGAGTGAAACAAGGACCGCAGACGGATCTGTTACAGGCAGGAGTAGATATTCTTGTTGCCACACCGGGACGTTTGCTCGATTTGATCCGGCAGGGATACGTGAATCTTTCATCGATTACGCATTTTGTTCTGGATGAGGCTGACAGGATGCTGGATATGGGATTTATCGCGGATATACGACGTTTGTTACCCATGCTGCCGACAAAGCGCCAGACGCTGTTCTTCTCGGCAACGATGCCTAAGGATATAGTGAATTTGTCGAGAAGTATTCTTTCAAACCCGACGAGGGTGGAGGTAACCCCGGTTTCTTCTGCCGTTGACACGGTGGAACAATGTGTCTATTTCGTGGAGAAACCGGAAAAGAAGAAACTTCTTGTTTCCTTGTTGAAACAAGAGAAAAAGTCGGTGCTTGTTTTTTCACGTACCAAGCATGGGGCGGATAATATATCCCGCTTGTTGAAGAAGTCCGGAATCAAGAGTGAGGCGATTCACGGGGATAAATCACAAGGACAACGCCAGCGAGCTCTGTCGAACTTTAAGGCAGGAGCTATCCGGGTGATGGTGGCCACTGACATTGCGGCGCGAGGAATTGATATTCAGGAGTTGGAGATTGTCATAAATTATGATCTGCCTGATGTGGCTGAAACATACGTACATCGTATCGGGCGCACCGGGCGTGCGGGACATCTCGGTACGGCGGTGACGTTCTGTTCGGAAGAGGAACAGTCTAAGATTCGGGAAATCCAAGTTCTAACTGGCAAGAAAATCAATCGGTTGTCTTTTCAAGCATGA
- a CDS encoding MFS transporter produces the protein MGVFRKFPRTFWVANTIELFERWAWYGFFMLFANYLTGSSDMGGLEFTQSQKGILMGVGTGILYFLPVLTGAIADRYGYKKVLALAFVIYTSAFIFLPMFSTFTGVFLMYLYLALGAALFKPIISATIAKTTTDETASIGFGIYYMMVNIGAFFGPMVTLLFKGSSNLVFYVSAGIIALNFVLLLFYKEPHRGVVQQTSLTRTFGDIFRNMFSIVKDLKFVVFLFIVAGFWTMYNQLFFTLPVFISQWIDTSVLYHFFEKYIPFISTNYSPAPGVMDAEFVTNFDALYIIIFQIIVSSVVMRMKPLKSMISGFLVCSIGMALTLFSQNVLFTLVAILIFSLGEMAGSPKITEYIGRIAPHDKKALYMGYSFIPVFIGNVFAGIISGVVYQNMADKVMITRQFVAEKGLHLPDGLSNNAYFDHVAQQVNLTPHELTNLLWNEYSPSDIWMVILAIGLGTTLLLYIYDRVINKTKR, from the coding sequence ATGGGCGTGTTTCGTAAATTTCCCCGCACCTTTTGGGTGGCTAATACTATTGAATTATTTGAACGCTGGGCATGGTATGGTTTCTTCATGCTTTTTGCCAATTACCTCACGGGATCATCCGATATGGGTGGTCTGGAATTCACGCAAAGTCAAAAAGGAATCCTGATGGGTGTGGGAACGGGAATACTCTACTTCCTACCCGTCTTGACCGGGGCCATAGCTGACCGCTACGGTTACAAAAAAGTACTGGCTCTCGCTTTCGTGATCTACACGTCCGCCTTCATCTTCCTACCCATGTTCTCCACGTTCACGGGAGTATTCCTCATGTACCTTTACTTGGCTCTGGGTGCCGCCCTGTTCAAACCGATCATCTCGGCCACAATTGCCAAGACCACAACGGATGAAACAGCCTCCATCGGGTTCGGCATCTACTACATGATGGTTAACATAGGCGCTTTCTTCGGACCGATGGTCACCCTTTTGTTCAAAGGATCGTCCAACCTCGTGTTCTATGTATCGGCTGGTATTATCGCGCTGAACTTCGTGCTACTTCTTTTTTACAAGGAACCCCACCGGGGAGTCGTGCAGCAGACTTCTCTCACTCGCACCTTCGGGGATATATTCCGGAATATGTTCAGTATCGTGAAAGACTTGAAATTCGTGGTATTCCTGTTCATCGTGGCCGGATTCTGGACCATGTACAACCAACTCTTCTTCACCCTACCCGTCTTTATCTCGCAATGGATAGACACGAGCGTGTTGTACCATTTTTTTGAAAAGTACATCCCTTTCATCAGCACCAACTACAGTCCGGCTCCGGGAGTTATGGATGCTGAATTCGTGACGAATTTCGACGCTCTCTACATTATTATTTTCCAGATTATCGTGTCGAGTGTCGTGATGCGCATGAAACCCCTTAAATCCATGATTTCAGGATTCCTTGTCTGCTCCATCGGAATGGCCCTCACCCTATTCTCACAAAACGTGCTGTTCACGCTTGTGGCGATACTGATCTTCTCGCTGGGAGAAATGGCCGGATCTCCGAAAATCACGGAATATATCGGCCGGATTGCCCCACACGACAAAAAGGCTCTCTATATGGGCTACTCCTTTATCCCCGTCTTCATTGGTAACGTTTTTGCCGGAATTATCTCCGGTGTAGTCTACCAAAACATGGCGGATAAAGTGATGATCACTCGTCAGTTTGTTGCCGAAAAAGGCCTCCATTTACCGGACGGTTTGTCAAATAACGCCTATTTCGATCATGTAGCCCAACAAGTCAACCTCACCCCTCACGAGTTAACCAACCTACTATGGAACGAGTATTCCCCCTCCGACATATGGATGGTAATACTGGCTATCGGGCTAGGCACTACCTTGTTGCTCTACATTTACGACCGGGTGATAAATAAAACTAAAAGATAA